A genomic segment from Paenibacillus sp. FSL K6-1096 encodes:
- a CDS encoding aldo/keto reductase — MKYRQLGNTGLEVSALSFGASSLGSVFREVPKDEAILTVHTAIDLGINLIDVSPYYGLMKAETVLGEALQTVPRDKYILSTKAGRYGSDEFDFSRERIIRSAEESMGRLGTDYLDILLLHDVEFGSMQQVLEEGIPALEELKQAGKIRYSGVSGLPLSVFEKVLPQTRLDVILSYCHYSLNDTTLLRLLPLLEESGTGLINASPISMGLLSNRKVPDWHPASAEIQAACQRAAEYCRDKGEDIVKLAVQFSTANEQIPTTLVSTATPANIRNNIKWTEEPMDEQLLAEVRDILKPIDGATWLSGRAEWNGDSVRNGGHI; from the coding sequence ATGAAATACAGACAGCTGGGCAATACGGGACTGGAAGTCTCGGCATTAAGCTTCGGGGCCTCTTCGCTGGGGAGCGTGTTCCGGGAGGTTCCGAAGGATGAGGCGATTCTAACGGTTCATACGGCAATTGATCTGGGAATCAACCTCATTGACGTCTCCCCATACTACGGCCTGATGAAAGCGGAGACAGTGCTGGGTGAGGCGCTGCAGACGGTGCCGCGTGACAAGTATATCCTAAGCACCAAGGCTGGACGTTACGGGTCAGATGAATTCGACTTCTCCAGAGAGCGGATCATCCGCAGCGCGGAAGAGAGCATGGGCCGCCTGGGTACGGATTATCTGGATATTCTGCTGTTGCATGATGTTGAATTCGGCTCCATGCAGCAGGTGCTGGAGGAGGGGATTCCGGCGCTGGAAGAGCTGAAGCAGGCGGGCAAAATCCGTTACTCCGGCGTCAGCGGCCTGCCTCTGAGTGTGTTCGAGAAGGTGCTGCCGCAGACCAGGCTGGATGTCATTCTATCGTATTGCCATTATTCGCTGAACGATACCACACTGCTCCGGCTTCTTCCGCTGCTGGAGGAGAGCGGCACAGGGCTGATCAACGCATCGCCGATCTCGATGGGGCTGCTCAGCAACCGCAAGGTGCCGGACTGGCATCCGGCCAGTGCCGAGATTCAGGCTGCGTGTCAGCGCGCCGCTGAATATTGCAGGGACAAGGGCGAAGACATTGTCAAGCTGGCGGTTCAGTTCTCCACGGCGAACGAGCAGATTCCAACCACCTTGGTCAGCACGGCGACACCGGCTAATATCCGCAACAATATTAAGTGGACCGAAGAGCCGATGGACGAACAATTATTGGCAGAAGTGCGCGATATTCTGAAGCCGATTGACGGGGCTACCTGGCTGAGCGGCCGGGCGGAATGGAACGGGGATTCGGTCCGGAACGGGGGGCATATATAA
- a CDS encoding AraC family transcriptional regulator has protein sequence MIQRGITALPKEENIIGPITKHFDNQGPFSLLLDYKETKSPQRELPDHQHDWYEFIYVYGGKGSFFIDQTFYEMRQGDIIVVPGNTVHRGFPDSEEPVTSSAVFFSPGLLHHQSYGEPYAYLKLFDTAKRRKQYKYTLPPEHASIIQKDIDALHAERGENRPDGGQALTLLLQLTLLHLNRYCLPQAAGPVDTNLSLPDWFREALAYIDGHLQQPLELALLAGRANISPAHFSRVFKQRLGMNVTDYIATKRIFAAKDSLLQSGATIEQIAMACGFESMPHFYRTFKKITRMTPAAYRRNSRTL, from the coding sequence ATGATACAGAGAGGAATCACAGCTCTGCCCAAGGAGGAGAACATCATCGGACCGATCACCAAGCATTTTGACAATCAAGGGCCCTTCTCCCTGCTGCTGGACTATAAGGAGACGAAAAGCCCGCAGCGCGAGCTTCCCGACCATCAGCATGACTGGTACGAATTCATCTATGTGTACGGGGGCAAAGGGAGCTTCTTCATCGACCAGACCTTCTATGAGATGCGCCAGGGCGATATTATTGTCGTTCCCGGCAATACGGTGCACCGCGGGTTCCCGGATAGTGAGGAGCCGGTGACCTCTTCTGCGGTCTTTTTCAGCCCGGGTCTGCTTCATCATCAATCCTACGGCGAGCCTTATGCTTACCTGAAGCTGTTCGACACCGCCAAGAGGCGTAAGCAATACAAGTATACCCTGCCGCCCGAGCATGCCTCAATTATACAAAAGGATATCGACGCCCTTCACGCAGAACGCGGGGAGAACCGCCCGGACGGCGGGCAAGCCCTGACCCTGCTGCTCCAGCTCACGCTGCTGCATCTGAACCGCTACTGTCTGCCGCAGGCCGCCGGTCCGGTGGACACCAATCTGTCGCTGCCGGACTGGTTCCGCGAGGCGCTGGCCTATATTGACGGCCATCTGCAACAGCCGCTGGAGCTGGCTCTGCTTGCAGGGCGGGCAAATATCTCTCCGGCCCACTTCAGCCGGGTCTTCAAGCAGCGTCTCGGGATGAATGTGACGGACTATATTGCGACGAAGCGGATTTTTGCCGCCAAGGACAGCCTGCTGCAATCCGGTGCCACCATCGAACAGATCGCGATGGCCTGCGGCTTCGAGAGTATGCCCCACTTCTACCGCACCTTCAAAAAAATCACCCGGATGACCCCCGCCGCCTACCGGAGGAACAGCCGCACGCTTTAA
- a CDS encoding amidohydrolase family protein, with translation MYIDAHQHYWKIERDDYGWITPEIPVLFRDYLPADLEPELMKHGISRTVVVQAAPTVEETEYILGLSEQADSVAGVIGWLDLASPSFQAEFERLSRHPKFTGLRVMIQEMADPGVLLTRPYIEALSFLAERDVPVDLLVLDHQLPQLIEMLERVPGLRGVIDHLAKPPIASGSLEPWRSRMAEVAGHPGIYCKLSGMVTEADPQGWTQEDFTAYVHAVLELFGPERVMFGSDWPVCLMAATYDEVVGILRNALQDRLSAEEMEPVFGANAARFYKLDS, from the coding sequence TTGTATATTGATGCTCATCAGCATTACTGGAAGATTGAGAGGGATGATTACGGCTGGATTACGCCGGAGATTCCGGTGCTGTTCCGGGATTATCTGCCCGCTGATCTGGAGCCGGAGCTAATGAAGCACGGGATCAGCCGGACGGTTGTTGTACAGGCTGCGCCTACAGTAGAGGAGACCGAATATATTCTGGGACTCAGCGAGCAGGCAGACTCCGTTGCAGGCGTCATCGGCTGGCTGGATCTTGCAAGCCCTTCCTTCCAGGCTGAATTCGAACGGCTCAGCAGACATCCGAAGTTCACCGGGCTGCGCGTAATGATTCAGGAGATGGCGGACCCTGGTGTGCTTTTGACCCGGCCTTATATAGAAGCGCTCTCATTTCTTGCGGAGCGGGATGTGCCGGTGGATCTGCTGGTGCTTGACCATCAGCTTCCACAGCTCATTGAGATGCTGGAGAGGGTTCCGGGACTGCGCGGGGTCATTGACCATCTGGCCAAGCCTCCGATTGCCTCGGGCAGCCTGGAGCCGTGGAGAAGCCGGATGGCAGAGGTTGCAGGTCACCCGGGAATCTATTGCAAGCTGTCCGGGATGGTGACCGAGGCTGATCCGCAGGGCTGGACGCAGGAGGATTTCACCGCTTACGTTCATGCTGTGCTGGAGCTGTTCGGACCGGAGCGGGTAATGTTCGGCAGTGATTGGCCGGTGTGCCTGATGGCGGCAACCTATGATGAGGTGGTTGGGATTCTGCGCAATGCCTTACAGGACCGTTTGTCAGCGGAAGAGATGGAGCCGGTGTTTGGAGCGAATGCGGCCAGATTTTATAAGTTAGATTCATAA
- a CDS encoding zinc-binding alcohol dehydrogenase family protein, with protein sequence MKGIICEEVGKFIFREDLPEPELLDGEAIVSIRRIGICGTDLHAYRGNQPYFTYPRVLGHELSGIIERIGDNPQGLRAGDQVSVIPYLHCGECRACLSGKTNCCQKMRVFGVHLDGGMRERVSLPVGNLLKTDGLSLDQAAMLEPLAIGAHAVRRSGVNAGDQVLVIGAGPIGLGVMAMARYAGAKVIAMDVNDERLAFCKGWAQAEYTVSALREPKEHLSALTDGNFLPHVIDSTGNVSSMEGAFGLVGHGGTLTYVGLVKGNITFSDPDFHAREMTVQGSRNATREDFERVISAIRDGYIDVDRYISHRSPFGEMIGQFESWLNPETKVIKALVELN encoded by the coding sequence ATGAAGGGAATTATTTGTGAGGAAGTTGGAAAGTTCATATTCCGCGAGGATCTGCCGGAGCCGGAGCTGCTGGACGGGGAAGCCATTGTCAGCATCCGCCGCATCGGGATCTGCGGTACAGACCTGCACGCCTACCGGGGGAACCAGCCTTATTTCACTTATCCGCGTGTGCTGGGACATGAGCTGTCCGGGATCATTGAACGTATCGGCGACAATCCGCAGGGGCTTCGCGCCGGGGATCAGGTCAGTGTTATCCCTTATCTGCATTGCGGGGAGTGCCGGGCCTGCCTGAGCGGTAAAACTAATTGCTGCCAGAAAATGAGAGTGTTCGGTGTTCACCTGGATGGAGGAATGCGGGAGCGGGTGAGCTTGCCTGTAGGCAACCTGCTGAAGACAGACGGCCTGTCGCTGGATCAGGCAGCCATGCTGGAGCCGCTGGCGATTGGCGCCCATGCGGTGCGGCGCTCAGGCGTCAATGCGGGGGATCAGGTGCTGGTGATCGGGGCTGGGCCGATCGGACTTGGCGTGATGGCCATGGCCCGATACGCCGGAGCGAAGGTCATTGCGATGGATGTCAACGATGAACGCCTGGCCTTCTGCAAGGGCTGGGCGCAGGCGGAGTATACGGTAAGCGCCTTGCGCGAGCCGAAGGAGCATCTGTCAGCGCTGACAGATGGCAACTTCCTGCCGCATGTCATTGATTCCACCGGCAATGTCTCCTCTATGGAAGGGGCTTTCGGACTGGTGGGCCATGGCGGCACATTGACCTATGTCGGCTTGGTCAAAGGCAACATTACCTTCAGTGACCCCGATTTCCATGCCCGCGAGATGACGGTACAGGGCAGCAGAAATGCGACACGCGAGGATTTTGAACGGGTGATCAGCGCCATTAGGGACGGTTACATTGATGTGGACCGTTATATTTCCCACCGCAGCCCGTTCGGGGAGATGATCGGACAGTTTGAGAGCTGGCTGAATCCCGAAACCAAGGTGATCAAGGCACTGGTTGAGCTGAATTAA
- a CDS encoding TIM-barrel domain-containing protein, whose protein sequence is MGVKNVQSGANGIRLETEEGLMQIDWCTPGIARIRYTLNAELSSKESLMVVSRPEAEAVQYKVTDQDGYLEIATARLTIQVDKETCAFSYRDADGRLLAREPRRGGKTLERTEIYHTVFDADADAVETGQGADGLRARAEGVSRRLAREAFHTKLEFEWQKDEALYGLGSHEEGMMNLRGKHQYLYQQNMKAVVPVLVSTRGYGILVDSGSYMTFHDDAFGSYLWTDADEEMDYYFIHGPEFDEITAGIRYLTGEAPMLPKWSFGYVQSKERYVSQQELIDIVQGYRERSLPLDCIVLDWQSWTGNLWGQKTFDPGRFPDPTQMMERLHAMNAKLMVSIWPIMGAGGDNHEEMKARGFLLGNQATYDAFSEEARALYWKQANEGLFAHGIDAWWCDCTEPFEADWKGAVKPEPEQRMLINTAESKRYLDPGLINAYSMQHSKGIYEGQRAVTSDKRVVNLTRSAYAGQHRYATITWSGDTAANWETLRKQIADGLNFCVTGSPYWTLDIGAFFVQKRKEQWFWNGDYDEGVADLGYRELYVRWFQLGAFLPMFRSHGTDTPREIWQFGQEGELMYDTLVKYLKLRYRLMPYIYSLAGAVAHRSYTMFRALAFDYREDTRVHDIGDQFMFGPAFMVAPVTEAMYYGPGSRELQGVSKQRSVYLPEGEWYDYWTGERLAGGRVIEAGADLATLPLFVRAGSIVPEGPETQYTDEQPEAIVRLKVYSGKDAAFTLYEDEGDNYNYEHGSCSMITLNWCEADRSLTIGKREGRYEGMPEVRQFAVEITGQAGSCTVTYSGEAVTVRENDLAF, encoded by the coding sequence GTGGGAGTGAAGAATGTACAGTCCGGTGCAAACGGGATCAGGCTGGAGACGGAAGAGGGACTGATGCAGATTGACTGGTGTACGCCGGGCATTGCCAGAATCCGTTATACGCTGAATGCGGAGCTTAGCAGCAAAGAGAGCCTGATGGTGGTAAGCCGCCCAGAGGCTGAGGCTGTCCAATATAAGGTGACCGACCAAGACGGTTACCTGGAAATCGCAACTGCTCGGCTGACCATTCAGGTGGATAAAGAGACCTGTGCGTTTAGCTACAGGGACGCGGACGGCAGGCTGCTGGCCCGTGAGCCGCGCAGAGGCGGCAAGACACTGGAGCGGACGGAAATCTACCACACTGTATTCGATGCGGATGCGGATGCGGTCGAGACCGGGCAGGGAGCGGACGGGCTGCGGGCCAGGGCCGAAGGTGTAAGCCGGAGGCTTGCGCGGGAGGCTTTTCATACGAAGCTGGAATTTGAATGGCAGAAGGATGAAGCGCTGTATGGCCTCGGCTCCCATGAAGAGGGGATGATGAACCTCCGGGGCAAGCATCAGTACCTGTACCAGCAGAATATGAAGGCGGTTGTACCGGTCCTCGTCTCTACACGCGGCTATGGAATTCTCGTTGATTCGGGGTCTTACATGACCTTCCATGATGATGCCTTCGGCTCGTATCTCTGGACCGATGCGGATGAGGAGATGGATTACTACTTCATTCATGGGCCGGAATTCGATGAGATTACAGCGGGCATCCGCTACCTGACCGGAGAAGCGCCGATGCTGCCGAAGTGGTCCTTCGGATATGTGCAGTCCAAGGAACGTTACGTCTCCCAGCAGGAATTGATTGACATCGTGCAGGGGTACCGTGAACGCTCGCTTCCGCTAGATTGTATTGTGCTTGACTGGCAGTCCTGGACGGGCAACCTGTGGGGGCAAAAAACATTCGATCCCGGACGCTTCCCTGACCCAACGCAGATGATGGAACGCCTCCATGCCATGAATGCCAAGCTTATGGTCTCCATCTGGCCGATTATGGGCGCGGGCGGGGACAATCACGAAGAGATGAAGGCGCGCGGCTTCCTGCTCGGCAATCAGGCAACCTATGATGCCTTCTCGGAAGAGGCCCGGGCGCTGTACTGGAAGCAGGCGAATGAAGGGCTGTTCGCCCACGGCATCGATGCGTGGTGGTGTGACTGCACCGAGCCGTTCGAGGCTGACTGGAAGGGTGCGGTGAAGCCGGAGCCGGAGCAGCGCATGCTGATTAATACGGCGGAATCGAAGCGGTATCTGGACCCGGGGCTGATCAATGCCTATTCGATGCAGCATTCCAAAGGCATCTATGAAGGCCAGCGTGCGGTAACCTCAGACAAGCGGGTCGTCAATCTGACGCGCTCCGCTTATGCCGGACAGCACCGGTATGCCACGATCACCTGGTCAGGAGATACCGCCGCCAACTGGGAGACGCTGCGTAAGCAGATTGCCGACGGCTTGAACTTCTGTGTGACCGGCTCTCCGTACTGGACGCTGGACATCGGCGCCTTCTTCGTGCAGAAGCGCAAGGAGCAATGGTTCTGGAACGGAGATTATGACGAAGGCGTTGCCGATCTTGGCTACCGCGAGCTGTACGTCCGCTGGTTCCAGCTTGGCGCGTTCCTGCCGATGTTCCGTTCCCACGGAACCGATACGCCACGGGAGATCTGGCAGTTCGGCCAGGAGGGTGAGCTGATGTACGACACCCTGGTGAAATACCTGAAGCTGCGTTACCGGCTGATGCCCTATATCTACTCACTGGCCGGTGCGGTTGCCCACCGAAGTTATACCATGTTCCGTGCCCTGGCCTTCGACTACCGGGAGGATACCCGGGTCCATGACATCGGCGACCAGTTCATGTTCGGGCCGGCCTTCATGGTGGCTCCGGTCACGGAAGCCATGTATTACGGCCCCGGCTCCCGTGAGCTTCAAGGGGTGTCCAAGCAGCGCAGCGTCTACCTTCCTGAAGGGGAATGGTACGATTACTGGACCGGGGAACGGCTTGCCGGCGGCCGGGTGATTGAAGCCGGAGCGGATCTTGCGACGCTGCCGCTCTTCGTCCGTGCCGGGTCGATTGTGCCGGAAGGGCCTGAGACACAATATACGGATGAGCAGCCGGAGGCTATAGTCCGTCTCAAGGTGTACAGCGGCAAGGATGCAGCCTTCACTCTCTACGAGGATGAAGGGGATAACTATAATTATGAGCACGGCTCCTGCTCCATGATTACGCTGAACTGGTGTGAGGCGGACCGCAGTCTGACCATCGGGAAGCGGGAAGGGCGTTATGAGGGAATGCCGGAGGTACGGCAATTTGCCGTGGAGATCACCGGTCAGGCCGGAAGCTGCACAGTGACCTACAGCGGGGAAGCGGTAACCGTCCGGGAGAATGACCTGGCTTTCTAA